Proteins encoded in a region of the Bacteroidota bacterium genome:
- a CDS encoding malate synthase A (Catalyzes the aldol condensation of glyoxylate with acetyl-CoA to form malate as part of the second step of the glyoxylate bypass and an alternative to the tricarboxylic acid cycle): MQPPLTDRSNELADGVEINTFAWTPQARRLLTPDALALLARLHRALEPERQSLLMARKARQESFDNGARPGFLEPTEHPDARGDWQVAPLPEDLQMRRVEITGPVSDAKMVINMLSRTADGQRADCAMVDFEDSMKPSWNNVMQGVENVIGIAEGTLSAEKTDAMGVVVKRYQLDPADMALPMVRVRGLHLDESNLRIDGAPISGGLLDFALVAYHTAKTFIAKGTTPKFYVPKVEHYLEARWWNTLMDGIEDALGLERSTVRATFLIETLPAAYQMEEILYEIRTHAAGLNGGRWDKIFSDIKTLRAHADRVMADRATIGMNRDWMSNYAKQLIRVCHTRGAFGMGGMAAFTPGRDPELRTRQTAKVVADKEFEASIGHDGCWVSHPYFIGPAMEPFLAQLDGAKNQLGVIPALPERPDLLPKSDGPKTMAGLRTNVRVGIAYMKGWNQDIGCVAWDNLMEDLATLEISRSQTWQWLHQSIFLDEGPQVTKSLVLSIFDQELAEIKEEIGDAMAGQPEAVVAAELARYEQAARDAAAIFTEDAMRDFLTTRSDLAGVATDRAVMV, translated from the coding sequence ATGCAGCCCCCCCTCACCGACCGCTCCAACGAACTCGCCGACGGCGTCGAGATCAACACCTTTGCTTGGACGCCGCAGGCGCGCCGCCTGCTCACGCCCGACGCCCTCGCGCTGCTCGCCCGCCTCCACCGTGCGCTGGAGCCCGAGCGCCAGAGCCTTCTCATGGCCCGCAAGGCCCGCCAGGAGTCCTTCGACAACGGCGCGCGCCCCGGCTTTCTCGAACCGACCGAGCACCCGGACGCACGTGGCGACTGGCAGGTGGCGCCGCTGCCCGAGGACCTCCAGATGCGCCGCGTCGAGATCACGGGTCCCGTTTCGGACGCGAAGATGGTGATCAACATGCTCTCGCGCACGGCCGACGGGCAGCGCGCCGACTGCGCGATGGTCGACTTCGAGGACTCGATGAAGCCGTCCTGGAACAACGTCATGCAGGGCGTCGAGAACGTGATCGGCATCGCCGAGGGCACGCTCTCGGCCGAGAAGACTGACGCGATGGGCGTGGTCGTGAAGCGCTACCAGCTCGACCCTGCCGACATGGCGCTCCCCATGGTGCGCGTGCGCGGCCTCCACCTCGACGAGTCCAACCTCCGCATCGACGGCGCGCCGATCTCAGGCGGCCTGCTCGACTTCGCGCTGGTCGCCTACCACACGGCTAAAACCTTCATAGCGAAGGGCACCACGCCGAAGTTCTACGTCCCGAAAGTCGAGCACTACCTCGAAGCGCGCTGGTGGAACACGCTCATGGACGGCATCGAGGACGCGCTCGGGCTGGAGCGCTCGACGGTCCGTGCGACGTTCCTCATCGAGACGCTGCCCGCCGCCTACCAGATGGAGGAGATCCTCTACGAGATCCGCACGCACGCGGCGGGCCTCAACGGCGGGCGCTGGGACAAGATTTTCTCGGACATCAAGACGCTCCGCGCGCACGCCGACCGCGTGATGGCCGACCGCGCCACGATCGGCATGAACCGCGACTGGATGAGCAACTATGCCAAGCAGCTCATCCGCGTGTGCCACACCCGCGGCGCCTTCGGCATGGGCGGCATGGCGGCGTTCACGCCTGGCCGCGACCCCGAACTGCGCACGCGCCAGACCGCGAAGGTTGTCGCCGACAAGGAGTTCGAGGCGTCCATCGGCCACGACGGCTGCTGGGTGTCGCACCCCTACTTCATCGGCCCGGCGATGGAGCCCTTCCTCGCCCAGCTCGACGGGGCCAAGAACCAACTCGGCGTGATCCCCGCCCTACCCGAGCGCCCCGACCTGCTCCCGAAGTCGGACGGCCCCAAGACGATGGCCGGGCTGCGCACCAACGTCCGCGTCGGCATCGCCTACATGAAGGGCTGGAACCAGGACATCGGCTGCGTGGCCTGGGACAACCTCATGGAGGACCTGGCCACGCTGGAGATCAGCCGCTCGCAAACGTGGCAGTGGCTCCACCAGAGCATCTTCCTCGACGAAGGCCCGCAGGTGACGAAGTCGCTCGTGCTGAGCATCTTCGACCAGGAGCTAGCCGAGATCAAAGAGGAGATCGGCGATGCGATGGCGGGCCAGCCCGAGGCCGTCGTCGCGGCCGAACTCGCGCGCTACGAGCAGGCCGCTCGCGACGCCGCTGCCATCTTCACCGAGGACGCCATGCGCGACTTCCTCACGACCCGCTCCGACCTCGCTGGCGTCGCTACCGACCGCGCCGTGATGGTGTGA
- the sprA gene encoding cell surface protein SprA — translation MATLALLVAASGWQASVAAGAGSPSVWRYVAVADTDSVAIGQVEPADTANLPPFDPADVESLRVAAIGDTTTLDTTRASTYFPMRRRDSRLASVVERRARPFDFAPGNYWRRDAQLDSVDLRYSIRETVRDQDVRVPVEVDLAEFQAALRASVIKENFRSVAQEQLRRRSRGRGDLRLTIAVPGGRGGAFETIFGKNEVALNVTGNANINLGFSYQENEQQQAATGQGGRLNPDFAQELALGIDGTIGDKLNIGVNYDTQNTFEFENQVKLLYEGYDDDIIQRIEAGNVFLQTPSDLIRGGQRLFGIRTDLRFGGLGVTLVASQQDAEGDALEIEGGSQTTNFDIAPYEYEDNAHFFLGYYFRNRWDVALSRPPNIIADPAFDQIVGIDVWLKDQSVSQTNQLTEGLAQAVALVDLGEPGPGGPVVNPDLPDGVLAGGDAYLAAFGTAAPLPDEANDQYADADLEQLRDSSSAVNFEAQFNLDIADYADSRFRKLAEGRDYEFDPQLGYLSLNRSLSPDEQIAIAFQYRRTDGTIVQVGDFDQETGTDLNGRRIILKLLRGDNPTAFDASWALTMRNIYRIGGRSLRADDLELDIVYAPSGQPAQETLPGVTVGQQRTILTTLGLDRLDNDGSTPQPNAEFDFVNGLTINAGNGRVIFPFLEPFGARLRDVFEGNGTLNGEPLSVQFTGEANIANAEAATNAYAFDTLYTSKQENARRFPGLDRYAIVGSFRSSVQESYSLGFAVVEGSVRVTSGGVPLTEGTDYQVDYATGEVLIINQAFLTAGQNISIDYERNQFAAIGRKTLLGLRADYTIGEDFDIGATWMRLSERPLIDKYRIGEEPIDNTIFGFDGRFAAEPRWLTRFADALPLIQTKAPSSFEIKGEYARFQPGHPETFAFESSREELQGNGRDFNPDELQGISFIDDFEGTENSFSLTQAGAWRLAAGPAGAGPDASVTNLGSLDVTSPTLVSNWRGLTSWYSLQQFLYSSNGLVNRLGATPATRQVPLREIFADRQEVPGQPNVATPLDLYIDPARRGPYNYNVELASSFQAAPEEVWGGIVQRLPEGYNDFDGRNNIEFVEFIIAPYGGRDGTDEVSDGALLYIDLGQLSEDILPDGRFNTEDGLVETDAEGASLSPYGRLATGSASGSVDLDDAARQTEDLGLDGLRSSADQDGGVPYALSEQTFDNFQPFLSALGAANPLDRALAEIDPSGDDFVYFEDDGFYGNPAFYEGGGATVQERFSRFFAATELNAFESQQQLGGGQGNSTFPDDEDIDRDLGLDRAESFYRYAVPIGPNVINVPCEVEGQQNCNPYFINRVGNPGNEEWTLIRIPVRSRTGRTAFGNIEDFSRIEALRLWTDGHRVPATLRFATLDLVGSQWLKSDLVGFNDEAVVEPGTPASAEETQLFIATVNSEENRSQYQIPNGALISRTQDAQGVFILQREQAIVVRAENLGPGVSRGIFRSYSSQLDLTKYTNLRAFVHGEGFEREEGDSLRVFLRLGTNESEDYYEIEQPVFPYDPEAPGNVVDADLIWQTGVLVNGETVDRNSFNVVLSALNQLKVERNNAPDAVPTQRYAGVVPPPDAPPGARIFIRGNPSIESITTIVLGVRNVSDNTLNPEVWFNELRVAGYDEEPGWSAYATASLQLADLATVRGRVERQTDAFGDLSSGLGDRTFTDQQAYTLNTTVNAHKLLPERLGVQLPVTVSVQQRTSTPRFSPRRGGDIRLDDLIEQAQNDPNLSATQQDSLVAVYREESETASFTRTVSVPFSKRGSRSPWLRYTIDGLALSYSNTWSERRSPSEQFNNSSSWSASMRYSLRPPGVKTIRPFWLLDDTPILGLLARLQLNLLPSSVSFNADASRTVAENQQRAPISISDEIAAVPERYRNAIRENHTFTHRRSFDLAYSPFNFLALTYGSNLNQVLSAIGADRTNDTFVIDSTGAPVGEFLGQTIDEVAPQIDPTFTAESLTENGFRVFTTERLDVIPVFGVVGDVFSGQRDIQTDTYSQNFTTTLTPRLQGVRWIRPQAISYSSGFQWTFQPLSGFEDTAPDLRLASISNTLNLRTGLTLSPRDFLREFGFYRRIEDAEETYRNDRRRRRSAREAAQARLSEAEEEAEERGEELTEEERAELEVPERVGPPSPLSIGRQLFLAVTGISDLTTTYNAGRTTRSGAVDGSAYNLFDAITGEGPSLAYRLGLEDRPRRTIFDPAIVGNLQVDDIVARTNEIQTRTSLELTRSLRVDLNWNLGWDRSTTFSFIPTEDGGSVDEAPPIENGGGSATVWALGGSYDRFLEVHRDRYLADLAAGLVTENGAPFTTALSNNGLADDFRGAFTSSLGSFGPNSFFALPLPNWSVTYNGLSNWPLFRLLTTQMTVRHGYSATYDLDYRSDALAFAEGGSFENETIGGQSFQVPVDARQSQNVRLNERFQPLIGFNMTFRGGIQADVNFTQSRALSLSVAGANVSESTTDEVSVRLSFSKTGLRIPLPFVNRRRINNNVRMSLTFSTANNSDQRLNFRQDFLDTIAGAPRSPQTPEASTRLTLEPRVSYTISSQVTADVFVRYTSLESEGSRIPSTSTLNGGFNFRISFSGN, via the coding sequence GTGGCTACCCTAGCCCTCCTGGTCGCGGCGTCGGGATGGCAGGCGAGCGTGGCCGCTGGAGCAGGCAGCCCCTCGGTGTGGCGGTATGTCGCCGTGGCCGACACCGATTCCGTGGCGATCGGGCAAGTCGAGCCCGCCGACACGGCCAACCTCCCCCCGTTTGACCCCGCCGACGTGGAGTCGCTCCGGGTGGCCGCCATCGGCGACACCACGACGCTCGACACGACGCGCGCCTCGACGTACTTCCCGATGCGGCGGCGCGACAGCCGACTCGCTTCCGTCGTGGAGCGCCGCGCGCGCCCGTTCGACTTCGCGCCCGGCAACTACTGGCGCCGCGATGCCCAACTGGACTCGGTTGACCTGCGCTATTCCATCCGCGAGACGGTCCGTGACCAGGACGTGCGCGTGCCCGTCGAGGTGGACCTGGCTGAGTTCCAGGCGGCGCTCCGCGCGTCGGTCATCAAGGAGAACTTCCGCAGCGTGGCGCAGGAGCAACTCCGGCGACGCAGCCGTGGGCGCGGCGACCTCCGCCTGACCATCGCGGTGCCCGGCGGGCGCGGCGGTGCGTTCGAGACCATCTTCGGCAAGAACGAGGTGGCGCTCAACGTGACCGGCAACGCCAACATCAACCTCGGCTTCTCCTACCAGGAGAACGAGCAGCAGCAGGCCGCCACCGGCCAGGGCGGGCGCCTCAACCCCGACTTCGCCCAGGAACTCGCCCTCGGCATCGACGGCACCATCGGCGACAAGCTCAACATCGGCGTCAACTACGACACGCAGAACACGTTCGAGTTCGAGAACCAGGTCAAGCTGCTCTACGAGGGCTACGACGACGACATCATCCAGCGCATCGAGGCGGGGAACGTATTCCTCCAGACGCCGAGCGACCTCATCCGCGGCGGCCAGCGCCTCTTCGGCATCCGCACCGACCTCCGCTTCGGCGGCCTCGGCGTGACGCTCGTGGCCAGCCAGCAGGACGCCGAGGGCGACGCGCTCGAAATCGAGGGCGGCAGCCAGACCACGAACTTCGACATCGCGCCCTACGAGTACGAGGACAACGCGCACTTCTTCCTCGGCTACTACTTCCGCAACCGATGGGACGTGGCGCTCAGCCGCCCGCCCAACATCATCGCCGACCCGGCCTTCGACCAGATCGTCGGCATCGACGTGTGGCTCAAGGACCAGTCGGTCAGCCAGACCAACCAGCTGACGGAGGGCCTCGCCCAGGCGGTCGCCCTCGTCGACCTCGGCGAGCCGGGGCCCGGCGGTCCGGTGGTGAATCCGGACCTGCCGGACGGTGTCCTCGCGGGCGGCGATGCCTACCTCGCGGCGTTCGGCACCGCCGCACCGCTCCCCGACGAGGCCAACGACCAGTACGCCGACGCGGACCTGGAGCAGCTCCGCGACTCCTCCAGCGCGGTCAATTTTGAGGCCCAGTTCAACCTCGACATCGCCGACTACGCGGACTCCCGCTTCCGCAAGCTCGCCGAGGGCCGTGACTACGAGTTCGACCCGCAACTCGGCTACCTCTCGCTCAACCGCAGCCTGAGCCCCGACGAGCAGATCGCCATCGCGTTTCAGTACCGCCGCACCGACGGCACCATCGTGCAGGTGGGCGACTTCGACCAGGAGACCGGCACCGACCTCAACGGGCGGCGCATCATCCTGAAGCTGCTCCGCGGCGACAACCCGACCGCGTTCGACGCGTCGTGGGCGCTCACGATGCGCAACATCTACCGCATCGGCGGGCGCTCGCTCCGCGCCGACGACCTCGAACTCGACATCGTCTACGCGCCGTCGGGGCAGCCCGCGCAGGAGACGCTGCCAGGGGTCACCGTCGGTCAGCAGCGCACCATCCTTACCACGCTCGGCCTCGACCGCCTGGACAACGACGGCAGCACGCCGCAGCCCAACGCGGAGTTCGACTTCGTGAACGGCCTCACGATCAACGCGGGCAACGGGCGCGTCATCTTCCCGTTCCTAGAGCCGTTCGGCGCGCGCCTCCGCGACGTCTTCGAGGGCAACGGAACGCTGAACGGCGAGCCGCTGTCCGTCCAGTTCACCGGCGAGGCGAACATCGCCAACGCCGAGGCGGCCACCAACGCCTACGCCTTCGACACGCTCTACACGTCGAAGCAGGAGAACGCGCGGCGCTTCCCCGGGCTCGACCGCTACGCGATCGTGGGCTCGTTCCGGTCGAGCGTGCAGGAGTCCTACAGCCTCGGCTTCGCCGTTGTGGAAGGCTCGGTGCGCGTCACCTCGGGCGGCGTCCCGCTCACCGAGGGCACCGACTACCAGGTGGACTACGCCACGGGCGAGGTGCTCATCATCAACCAGGCCTTCCTCACGGCCGGGCAAAACATCTCCATCGACTACGAGCGCAATCAGTTTGCCGCCATCGGACGGAAGACGTTGCTGGGCCTGCGCGCGGACTACACCATCGGCGAAGACTTCGACATCGGGGCCACCTGGATGCGGCTCTCCGAGCGGCCGCTCATCGACAAGTACCGCATCGGCGAGGAGCCCATCGACAACACCATCTTCGGCTTCGACGGGCGCTTCGCCGCAGAGCCGCGCTGGCTGACCCGCTTCGCCGACGCGCTGCCGCTCATCCAGACGAAGGCCCCGAGTTCGTTCGAGATCAAGGGCGAATACGCCCGCTTCCAGCCGGGGCACCCCGAGACGTTCGCCTTCGAGTCGTCGCGCGAGGAATTGCAAGGCAACGGGCGCGACTTCAACCCGGACGAACTCCAGGGCATCTCCTTCATCGACGACTTCGAGGGGACCGAAAACTCGTTCTCGCTGACCCAGGCCGGCGCGTGGCGGCTCGCGGCCGGTCCGGCGGGCGCGGGCCCCGATGCAAGCGTGACCAACCTGGGTAGCCTCGACGTGACGAGCCCGACGCTCGTGAGCAACTGGCGCGGCCTCACGTCGTGGTACTCGCTCCAGCAGTTCCTCTACAGCTCGAACGGCCTCGTCAACCGCCTCGGCGCCACGCCGGCCACCCGGCAAGTGCCGCTCCGGGAAATCTTCGCCGACCGCCAGGAGGTCCCCGGCCAGCCCAACGTGGCTACGCCGCTCGACCTCTACATCGACCCGGCGCGCCGCGGACCCTATAACTACAACGTGGAGCTTGCGTCGAGCTTTCAGGCGGCACCCGAGGAGGTCTGGGGCGGCATCGTGCAGCGTCTGCCCGAGGGCTACAACGACTTCGACGGCCGTAACAACATCGAGTTCGTCGAGTTCATCATCGCCCCGTACGGCGGGCGGGACGGGACCGACGAGGTGAGCGACGGCGCGCTGCTCTACATCGACCTCGGCCAGCTCTCGGAGGACATTCTGCCGGACGGGCGCTTCAACACGGAGGACGGCCTCGTGGAAACCGACGCGGAAGGCGCGAGCCTTAGCCCCTACGGCCGTCTCGCTACGGGCAGCGCCTCGGGGAGCGTGGACCTGGACGATGCGGCCCGGCAGACTGAGGACCTCGGCTTGGACGGTCTGCGCTCGTCGGCGGACCAGGACGGCGGCGTGCCCTATGCCCTGTCGGAGCAGACCTTCGACAACTTCCAGCCGTTCCTCTCGGCACTCGGTGCCGCCAACCCGCTCGACCGCGCCCTCGCCGAGATCGACCCCTCAGGCGACGACTTCGTCTACTTCGAGGACGATGGTTTCTACGGCAACCCCGCGTTTTACGAGGGCGGCGGCGCGACCGTCCAGGAACGCTTCAGCCGCTTCTTCGCTGCCACGGAGCTCAACGCCTTCGAGAGCCAGCAGCAGCTCGGCGGCGGGCAGGGCAACTCCACCTTCCCCGACGACGAGGACATCGACCGCGACCTCGGCCTCGACCGCGCCGAGTCGTTCTACCGCTATGCCGTCCCCATCGGCCCCAACGTGATCAACGTGCCGTGCGAGGTCGAGGGGCAGCAGAACTGCAACCCCTACTTCATCAACCGGGTCGGCAACCCCGGCAACGAGGAGTGGACACTCATCCGCATCCCGGTGCGCTCGCGGACGGGGCGGACCGCCTTCGGCAACATCGAGGACTTCTCCCGCATCGAGGCGCTCCGACTCTGGACTGACGGGCACCGCGTCCCGGCTACGCTGCGCTTCGCCACGCTCGACCTCGTGGGTAGCCAGTGGCTCAAGTCCGACCTCGTCGGTTTCAACGACGAGGCCGTCGTGGAGCCCGGCACGCCCGCCTCCGCCGAAGAGACGCAGCTGTTCATCGCCACGGTCAACAGCGAGGAGAACCGCAGCCAGTACCAGATCCCGAACGGGGCGCTCATCAGCCGCACGCAGGACGCCCAGGGCGTCTTCATCCTACAGCGGGAGCAGGCCATCGTGGTGCGCGCCGAAAACCTCGGGCCGGGCGTCTCGCGGGGCATCTTCCGGTCCTACAGCAGTCAACTCGACCTTACCAAATACACCAACCTCCGCGCGTTCGTGCACGGCGAGGGCTTCGAGCGCGAGGAGGGCGACAGCCTCCGGGTGTTCCTGCGCCTCGGCACCAACGAGAGCGAAGACTACTACGAGATCGAGCAGCCCGTCTTTCCCTATGACCCCGAAGCGCCGGGCAACGTCGTCGATGCCGATCTGATCTGGCAGACGGGCGTGCTCGTCAATGGGGAGACGGTGGACCGCAACTCGTTCAACGTGGTGCTCTCGGCGCTGAACCAGCTCAAGGTGGAGCGCAACAACGCGCCGGACGCCGTGCCCACGCAGCGCTATGCGGGCGTGGTGCCGCCGCCCGACGCGCCACCGGGTGCTCGGATCTTCATCCGCGGCAACCCCTCGATCGAGAGCATCACGACCATCGTACTCGGGGTCCGCAACGTGAGCGACAACACCCTCAACCCGGAGGTGTGGTTCAACGAACTACGGGTGGCGGGCTACGACGAGGAGCCCGGCTGGAGCGCGTATGCGACGGCCTCGCTCCAACTCGCCGACCTTGCCACGGTGCGCGGGCGCGTCGAGCGCCAGACTGACGCCTTCGGTGACCTGTCCAGCGGCCTCGGCGACCGCACCTTCACCGACCAGCAGGCCTACACGCTCAACACGACCGTCAACGCGCACAAGCTGCTGCCGGAGCGCCTCGGCGTGCAGTTGCCGGTGACGGTCTCCGTGCAGCAGCGCACATCCACCCCCCGCTTCTCGCCCCGACGCGGTGGTGATATCCGGCTCGACGACCTCATCGAGCAAGCCCAGAACGACCCGAACCTCTCGGCCACACAGCAAGACTCCCTCGTGGCGGTCTATCGCGAAGAGTCTGAGACGGCGAGCTTCACGCGCACGGTGTCGGTGCCGTTCTCGAAGCGCGGCTCGCGGTCGCCGTGGCTGCGCTACACCATCGACGGGCTGGCCCTGTCGTACTCCAACACGTGGTCGGAGCGCCGTAGCCCTTCTGAACAGTTCAACAACAGCAGCAGTTGGTCGGCGTCGATGCGCTACAGCCTGCGGCCGCCGGGCGTCAAGACCATCCGGCCGTTCTGGCTCCTCGACGACACCCCGATCCTGGGACTGCTGGCTCGGCTCCAACTCAACCTCTTGCCGTCGTCGGTGTCGTTCAACGCCGACGCGAGCCGCACCGTCGCCGAGAACCAGCAGCGGGCGCCTATTTCGATCAGCGACGAGATCGCAGCGGTCCCGGAGCGCTACCGCAACGCCATCCGCGAGAACCACACCTTCACGCACCGGCGCTCGTTTGACCTCGCCTACAGCCCGTTCAACTTCCTCGCGCTCACCTACGGCTCCAATCTCAACCAAGTGCTGAGCGCGATCGGGGCCGACCGTACCAACGACACCTTCGTGATCGACTCGACCGGGGCACCCGTGGGCGAGTTTCTCGGCCAGACGATCGACGAGGTAGCCCCCCAGATCGACCCCACGTTCACGGCGGAATCGCTGACGGAGAACGGCTTCCGCGTCTTCACCACGGAGCGCCTCGACGTGATCCCCGTGTTCGGTGTCGTGGGCGACGTCTTCAGCGGGCAGCGCGACATCCAGACGGACACCTACTCGCAGAACTTCACCACCACGCTCACGCCGCGTCTGCAGGGCGTGCGGTGGATCCGGCCGCAGGCCATCTCCTACTCGTCGGGCTTCCAGTGGACTTTCCAGCCGCTCTCCGGCTTCGAAGACACCGCACCTGACCTGCGCCTGGCCTCCATCTCGAACACGCTCAACCTGCGCACCGGCCTGACGCTCAGCCCCCGCGACTTTCTACGCGAGTTCGGGTTCTACCGCCGCATCGAAGACGCGGAAGAGACCTACCGCAACGATCGGCGGCGGCGACGCTCTGCCCGCGAGGCGGCCCAGGCACGGCTCTCCGAGGCTGAGGAGGAAGCGGAGGAGCGGGGCGAGGAACTCACCGAGGAGGAGCGCGCCGAACTGGAGGTGCCCGAGCGCGTGGGGCCTCCGTCGCCGCTCTCGATTGGTCGCCAGCTCTTCCTCGCCGTGACTGGCATCAGCGACCTCACGACGACGTACAACGCCGGACGCACCACGCGATCAGGTGCCGTCGATGGGAGCGCCTACAACCTCTTCGACGCCATCACCGGCGAAGGGCCGTCGCTGGCTTACCGCCTGGGCCTCGAAGACCGCCCGCGCCGCACCATCTTCGACCCGGCCATCGTCGGCAACCTGCAGGTCGACGACATCGTGGCGCGCACCAACGAGATCCAGACGCGCACGAGCCTCGAACTGACGCGTAGCCTGCGTGTGGACTTGAACTGGAACCTCGGCTGGGATCGCTCCACAACGTTCTCGTTCATCCCCACGGAGGACGGCGGCAGCGTAGACGAGGCGCCGCCCATCGAGAACGGCGGCGGCTCCGCGACGGTCTGGGCACTCGGCGGCTCCTACGACCGCTTCCTCGAAGTTCACCGCGACCGCTACCTCGCCGATCTGGCCGCAGGGCTCGTGACCGAGAACGGCGCTCCGTTCACGACGGCACTCAGCAACAACGGCCTCGCCGACGACTTCCGGGGCGCGTTCACGAGCAGCCTGGGCAGCTTCGGGCCGAACAGCTTCTTCGCGCTGCCGCTGCCGAACTGGTCGGTGACCTACAACGGCCTCAGCAACTGGCCGCTCTTCCGCCTGCTCACCACCCAAATGACGGTGCGCCACGGCTACTCGGCCACCTACGATCTGGACTACCGCTCCGACGCGCTCGCCTTCGCCGAGGGCGGCAGCTTCGAGAACGAGACCATCGGGGGCCAATCGTTCCAGGTCCCGGTCGACGCACGCCAGTCGCAGAACGTCCGGCTCAACGAGCGCTTCCAGCCGCTCATCGGCTTCAACATGACGTTCCGGGGCGGCATCCAGGCCGACGTCAACTTCACCCAGAGCCGGGCGCTCTCGCTCAGCGTCGCGGGTGCGAACGTGTCCGAGAGCACGACGGATGAAGTCTCCGTCCGCCTGAGCTTCTCGAAAACCGGCCTCCGGATCCCGCTCCCGTTCGTCAACCGCCGCCGGATCAACAACAACGTCCGGATGTCGCTCACCTTCTCGACGGCGAACAACAGCGACCAGCGCCTCAACTTCCGGCAGGACTTCCTGGACACGATTGCCGGGGCGCCGCGCAGCCCGCAGACGCCCGAGGCGTCGACGCGTCTCACCTTGGAGCCGCGCGTCTCCTACACGATCTCGAGCCAGGTCACCGCCGACGTGTTCGTGCGGTACACGTCACTAGAGAGCGAAGGGAGCCGCATTCCGAGCACCTCGACGCTCAACGGCGGGTTCAACTTCCGGATCTCGTTCTCGGGGAACTGA
- a CDS encoding XRE family transcriptional regulator yields the protein MSENADQLRLILGLKLKTLRQEQGRPLRDVAEAAGVSISYLSEIEKGKKYPKPEKLIELASALGTTYDDLVSLRVEDELQDIKTAIASPFLREFPFELFGVEPEDVIRLVAGKPEEGSALVRTFLEVMRHYDLRNEHFLFAALRSYQQMHRNYFPDIEAQAEAFRAAAGFDVEARLTDEDLRGALAERFGITVDLDAIPGHPDLDRLRSIFRAPAGPRRKRNRAMGAVLHVNPKLMPSQRAFVYAREIGYHHLGLTDRPTTSTWIEPKSFDQVLNHFKASYFAGALLMPRERVRRDLTALFAGEQWDPKQILRGLDAYRVTPEMLYYRLTEVIPTDFGLDEIYFMRFNHRLGTDEYKLTKVFNMSRVPVPHGISALEHYCRRWVSMETLRALEDAQQTIGNPPPVVRAQRVRFVNDAAEFFAIAVARPLALKPGVNSVVSLGFRIDADFKRVVRWWDDPDVPVSKVNLTCERCPLNDCAVRAAPPTVLRHDARIERQREALAVLMNGAALS from the coding sequence ATGTCCGAAAACGCCGACCAACTCCGCCTCATCCTCGGCCTGAAGCTCAAGACGCTGCGCCAGGAGCAGGGCCGCCCGCTCCGCGACGTCGCCGAAGCCGCAGGCGTGTCGATCTCCTACCTCTCCGAGATCGAAAAGGGCAAGAAGTACCCCAAGCCCGAGAAGCTCATTGAGCTGGCCTCGGCACTCGGTACCACCTACGACGACCTCGTCTCGCTCCGCGTGGAGGACGAACTGCAGGACATCAAGACCGCTATCGCCTCGCCCTTTCTGCGGGAGTTCCCGTTCGAGCTGTTCGGCGTGGAGCCAGAGGACGTGATTCGGCTGGTCGCGGGCAAGCCCGAGGAGGGCAGCGCTCTCGTACGGACGTTCCTGGAGGTGATGCGGCACTACGACCTCCGCAACGAGCACTTCCTCTTCGCGGCGCTGCGGTCCTACCAGCAGATGCACCGCAACTATTTCCCCGACATCGAGGCCCAAGCCGAGGCCTTCCGGGCGGCGGCGGGCTTCGACGTGGAGGCCCGGTTGACCGACGAGGACCTGCGCGGCGCGCTCGCCGAGCGGTTCGGCATCACCGTCGATCTGGACGCGATCCCCGGGCACCCCGACCTCGACCGGCTGCGCTCGATCTTCCGCGCCCCGGCCGGCCCGAGGCGCAAGCGCAACAGAGCGATGGGCGCGGTGCTGCACGTCAACCCGAAGCTGATGCCGTCACAGCGGGCGTTCGTCTACGCGCGCGAGATCGGCTACCACCACCTCGGCCTCACCGACCGCCCGACGACCTCGACGTGGATTGAGCCGAAGTCGTTTGACCAGGTGCTCAACCACTTCAAGGCGTCCTACTTCGCCGGGGCGCTCCTCATGCCGCGGGAGCGCGTTCGCCGCGACCTCACCGCGCTCTTCGCCGGGGAGCAGTGGGACCCTAAGCAAATCCTGCGCGGCCTCGACGCCTACCGCGTCACGCCGGAGATGCTCTACTACCGGCTCACGGAGGTCATCCCGACCGACTTCGGGCTCGACGAGATCTACTTCATGCGCTTCAACCACCGGCTGGGCACCGACGAGTACAAGCTGACAAAGGTGTTCAACATGTCGCGTGTGCCCGTGCCCCATGGCATCTCTGCGCTGGAGCACTACTGCCGTCGCTGGGTGTCGATGGAGACGCTGCGGGCGCTCGAAGACGCGCAGCAGACCATCGGCAACCCGCCGCCGGTTGTGCGTGCGCAGCGGGTACGCTTCGTCAACGACGCCGCTGAGTTCTTCGCCATCGCCGTGGCGCGCCCACTTGCGCTGAAGCCTGGCGTCAACTCCGTGGTGTCGCTCGGCTTCCGCATCGACGCGGACTTCAAGCGGGTCGTGCGCTGGTGGGACGACCCCGACGTGCCCGTCTCGAAGGTGAACCTGACCTGCGAGCGTTGCCCGCTCAACGACTGTGCGGTTCGAGCCGCGCCGCCGACCGTCCTGAGGCATGACGCACGCATCGAGCGGCAGCGCGAAGCCTTGGCTGTGCTGATGAACGGGGCTGCCCTCAGCTAG